A section of the Oncorhynchus gorbuscha isolate QuinsamMale2020 ecotype Even-year linkage group LG06, OgorEven_v1.0, whole genome shotgun sequence genome encodes:
- the LOC124038507 gene encoding C-Jun-amino-terminal kinase-interacting protein 4-like isoform X3, with translation MGLFQLPGSDLTPDPQRETVETPSEPWRYNDLSHPHSNISLKLGAPDSPSRWQRRSANQQAKQNQDEMSNANRGGSKSNPPMSPKGGSKLGNPMSSQGAGSKMSSQQGSSKSATLMSSQEESKFSTPISSQGVDSKSVTPMSTQSGGSKSDSPMSSQGGGSMSATPMSTSASDVAMASVGTPHQEELEELSEGLNRNLDRSDRKPENISSKNTTVQEAQDSELRGAGVRGGSGPLTDAADDNTESSEVQSIIESTPELDMDLSGYKDASTPSKGVGIENMAFDRNTESLFAELSSAGPDMEVDIADMDEGADLLGMGREVEHLIHENTQLLETKNALNVVKNDLIARVDELSCEKEVLQGELEAVTQAKTRLEEKNKELEEELRRVRVAEEDKVKTKSEEDADVPTAQRKRFTRVEMARVLMERNQYKERLMELQEAVRWTEMIRASRENPAAADKKKSSIWQLSFSRLFSSSGGAAKKPAEAAPVNVKYNAPSSQVQPSVKKRSAALQQLPSDKSKAFDFLNEESEAGNMVSRREQKRAQYRQVKAHVEKEEDGRVQAYGWSLPQKFKVANGGQTSENKMKNLPVPVYLRPLDEKDATMKLWCAVGVNLSGGKTRDGGSIVGASVFYSDLTSSGPESRCRKTGSQSSLDKLDQDLKEQEKELHHQEELSSLVWICTSTQATTKVIVIDANQPGNALENFLVCNSHVLCMASVPGARETDYPAGEELPHNPEAGSGAEGGTLEASITSSGSGGEAGVLAGINVVGCSTEGAVATPQTASPENETDTDFKAAEEATEATEASAGPAGPEHDLSQRGVYTEHVFTDPLGVQSTIPGKSPANYTQRESDLVKDGVSSNPNPEEQDLMREEAQKMSSVLPTMWLGAQNGCVYVHSSVAQWRKCLHSIKLKDSVLGIVHVKGRVLVSLADGTLAIFHRGVDGQWDLTNYHLLDLGRPHHSIRCMTVVHDKVWCGFRNKIYVVQPKAMKIEKSFDAHPRKESQVRQLAWDGDGIWVSIRLDSTLRLFHAHTHQHLQDVDIEPYVSKMLGTGKLGFSFVRITALMVSCNRLWVGTGNGVIISIPLTDTNKVTEGPGKPGGTIRVYGDENSDKVTAGTSVPFCSMAHAQLCFHGHRDAVKFFTAVPGQVIPSGAGGAAEVGSDKLVEEHPQQQQERSVLVLSGGEGYIDFRMGDEAGETEEPLDEHTLKLQPFLAKAERSHLIIWQVMGSQA, from the exons ATGGGGTTATTCCAGTTACCAGGAAGTGATTTGACCCCTGACCCACAGAGGGAAACCGTGGAAACGCCATCTGAACCCTGGAGATATAACGACCTGAGCCACCCTCACTCCAACATCAGCCTTAAG TTGGGGGCGCCAGACTCCCCAAGCAGATGGCAGAGGCGTTCGGCCAATCAGCAGGCTAAACAGAACCAG GATGAGATGTCAAATGCTAACCGTGGAGGCTCCAAGTCCAACCCACCTATGTCTCCTAAAGGGGGCTCCAAGTTGGGGAACCCCATGTCCAGCCAAGGAGCAGGCTCCAAAATGTCCTCGCAGCAAGGTAGCTCTAAATCGGCCACCCTGATGTCTTCTCAAGAAGAGTCCAAATTCAGTACCCCTATTTCATCTCAAGGGGTGGACTCAAAGTCTGTTACCCCAATGTCCACGCAAAGCGGCGGCTCCAAATCTGACTCCCCAATGTCCAGTCAAGGGGGCGGGTCTATGTCGGCCACTCCCATGTCTACTTCTGCGTCTGATGTTGCCATGGCATCTGTGGGCACACCCCACCAGGAAGAGTTAGAGGAACTGAGCGAGGGTCTAAACAGGAACCTGGACAGAAGCGACAGGAAGCCCGAGAACATCAGCAGTAAGAACACCACAGTACAGGAGGCACAGGACTCCGAGCTGAGAGGAGCAGGAGTCAGAGGAGGGTCAGGACCtctcacag ACGCAGCAGATGATAACACTGAGTCATCAGAGGTGCAGTCCATCATAGAGTCCACTCCTGAACTGGACATGGACCTCAGTGGCTACAAAGATGCCAG tactCCTTCTAAAGGAGTAGGTATAGAAAACATGGCGTTCGACAGGAACACAGAGTCTTTGTTTGCGGAGCTGTCCTCGGCAGGACCCGACATGGAAGTAGACATAGCAGACATGGACGAGGGGGCCGACCTGCTCG GTATGGGTCGTGAAGTGGAGCACCTCATCCATGAGAACACTCAGCTGCTGGAGACCAA AAATGCGTTGAATGTGGTGAAGAATGACCTGATAGCGCGTGTAGATGAGCTGTCGTGTGAGAAGGAGGTGTTGCAGGGAGAGCTGGAGGCTGTGACTCAGGCCAAGACTAGACTGGAGGAGAAGAACAAGGAGCTAGAGGAGGAACTCAGGAG GGTTCGGGTGGCAGAGGAAGACAAAGTGAAGACCAAGAGTGAGGAagat GCGGATGTTCCCACGGCTCAGAGGAAGAGGTTCACCAGGGTAGAGATGGCCAGAGTCCTCATGGAGAGGAACCAGTAcaaggagagactgatggagctACAGGAAGCTGTACGATGGACAGAGATGATAcg AGCATCTAGAGAGAACCCTGCCGCCGCAGACAAGAAGAAATCAAGCATCTGGCAGTTG aGTTTCAGCCGGTTGTTCAGTTCAAGTGGTGGAGCAGCTAAGAAGCCGGCGGAGGCGGCTCCAGTCAATGTAAAGTACAACGCCCCCTCGTCCCAGGTCCAGCCCTCCGTGAAGAAGAGGAGCGCAGCGCTGCAACAGCTACCCAGTGACAAGAGCAAGGCCTTCGACTTCCTCAATGAGGA gtctgaggcaggcaacATGGTGTCTCGTAGGGAGCAGAAGAGAGCCCAGTACAGACAGGTGAAAGCCCATGTTGAGAAGGAAGAGGACGGCCGGGTACAAGCCTATGGGTGGAGCCTGCCACAGAAATTCAAG GTGGCCAACGGTGGTCAGACGTCCGAGAACAAGATGAAGAATCTACCTGTACCGGTCTACCTCCGACCACTGGATGAGAAAGATGCTACCATGAAG CTGTGGTGTGCTGTAGGTGTGAACCTGTCAGGGGGTAAGACTCGTGACGGGGGGTCAATAGTAGGAGCCAGTGTGTTCTACAGTGACCTGACCAGCTCTGGTCCTGAGAGCCGTTGCAGGAAGACAGGATCACAGAGCAGTCTGGACAAACTGGACCAGGACCTGAAG GAGCAGGAGAAGGAGCTGCATCACCAGGAGGAGCTGTCCTCTCTGGTCTGGATCTGTACCAGTACTCAGGCCACCACGAAGGTCATCGTCATCGACGCCAACCAGCCTGGGAACGCCCTGGAGAACTTCTTAGTCTGTAACTCCCACGTCCTCTGCATGGCCAGCGTGCcag GTGCCAGAGAGACTGACTACCCGGCAGGGGAGGAGTTACCCCATAACCCGGAGGCGGGGTCAGGTGCTGAGGGCGGGACTCTCGAAGCCAGCATAACCAGTAGTGGCTCAGGGGGCGAAGCTGGAGTGCTGGCAGGGATCAATGTGGTTGGCTGCTCTACTGAGGGGGCGGTGGCTACCCCCCAGACAGCAAGCCCAGAGAATGAGACCGACACAG ACTTCAAGGCTGCAGAGGAGGCTACTGAAGCTACAGAGGCCAGTGCAGGTCCCGCAGGTCCGGAGCATGACTTAAGTCAGAGGGGAGTCTACACTGAACATGTCTTCACTGACCCTCTGGGTGTTCAGAGTACTATCCCTGGGAAGTCGCCAGCCAACTACACACAGAG GGAGTCTGATCTGGTAAAGGATGGTGTgagctccaaccctaacccagagGAACAGGACCTGATGAGAGAAGAAGCCCAGAAGATGAGCAGTGTTTTACCCACCATGTGGCTGGGGGCACAGAACGGATG tgtgtacgTGCACTCGTCAGTGGCCCAGTGGAGGAAGTGTCTCCACTCTATAAAGCTGAAGGACTCTGTCCTGGGCATCGTCCATGTGAAGGGGAGAGTGTTGGTGTCTCTGGCTGATGGAACACTGGCCATCTTCCACAGAGGAGTGG ATGGTCAGTGGGATCTGACCAACTATCACCTGTTAGACCTGGGCAGACCCCACCACTCTATCCGCTGTATGACCGTGGTTCACGACAAGGTCTGGTGTGGCTTCAGGAACAAGATCTACGTTGTCCAGCCCAAAGCGATGAAGATAGAG AAGTCATTTGATGCCCACCCCCGTAAGGAGAGCCAGGTGAGACAGCTGGCGTGGGATGGAGATGGTATCTGGGTGTCGATccgactggactctactctgcgACTGTTCCAcgcccacacacaccaacacttgcAGGATGTCGACATAGAACCCTACGTCAGCAAGATGCTCG GTACGGGGAAGCTGGGCTTCTCGTTTGTCAGGATCACAGCTCTCATGGTGTCCTGTAACCGTCTCTGGGTCGGCACTGGCAATGGAGTCATCATCTCTATACCTCTCACTGACA CCAATAAGGTGACGGAGGGGCCAGGTAAACCTGGTGGAACAATCCGTGTGTATGGTGATGAGAACAGTGACAAGGTGACAGCTGGAACCTCTGTACCCTTCTGCTCCATGGCTCACGCTCAGCTCTGTTTCCATGGTCACCGAGATGCTGTGAAGTTCTTCACGGCTGTCCCAG GTCAGGTGATCCCGTCAGGTGCTGGCGGAGCAGCAGAAGTGGGGAGTGACAAGTTGGTAGAGGAGCACCCTCAACAACAGCAGGAAAGGTCTGTTCTAGTGTTGAGTGGTGGAGAGGGATACATTGACTTCAGGATGG gtgaCGAGGCTGGGGAAACTGAGGAGCCACTGGATGAGCACACTCTGAAGCTGCAGCCTTTCCTGGCTAAAGCTGAGAGGAGTCACCTGATCATCTGGCAGGTCATGGGCAGTCAGGCCTGA